TGAGCACCTTTTCTGTGCTTAATGTTCGCCCATTTGTTGTGACCGGACATTTCAAATCCCTCCTATTTCATCCAGAATATTAGTCGTAGCTCTATTCTTGTAGTAACCTTCTTTTACATAAACAAATACCCCTTCGTTAGAAGCGGTTTCCTCTCTCGACAGGATCTTCAGCAATTCTTCCGATGGTACCGGTCTTTCCGTTGGCTGGAAATATTCTACCATATGGCAGGTTTTTAGAGTTGTTACTGTCAAGTTTTGAAAAACTTCTCCGGCCATGAAAGAACGCTGCCCGTTCTTGGTCTTTTTCACCACAATCATTTGCGGGTTGAAGCGGGATGGCTCGAAGCGTTCTGCGGGAAGACTCAGCGAAAACCTGTAGGAATCAAGAAAATCGTCGATCTTTATGTCCTTTGGTAGATACCAAGCCCCCAATGCTCTCAAGGTGAAAACCGAATACGCTTTTAGAAGTTCCAGAACGTTATCCACCCTATTCTCGCAGTCCAGCAGCACATAATTTGCCAGACTGCCCACACCCGTTGGAACGGCCGGTGAGTAGCTGATCTTCATTCTCGGATGAAAGCCCTGGGTGAAGGAAACTGGGATCGACGATCTGCGGATCAACCTCTCGATGGCCGTCGCCATCTCCTGATGGGACAGAAACCTCAGAAGACCGCCCGTAGAGAAACGAATCGCAAGTTTTCCAGCGCTCAAAAGACCCTCCAGGTGACTGAACAGAAACTCTTTGTTGTTCGACAGTTGTGCAGTTATAATTGTATTCGATACTCCAGGACTTTGCAATGATATATTGATCTTTTAGATAGAGGTGCGCAAATGTGGATGATAATGTCCGACTCTCACGACAATGTACCGAAGGTTTCCAGAGCGATCGATCTCGCCATCGAAAGGGGAGTCTCCGTCGTTTTCCACTGCGGCGACCTGGTCTCTCCCTTCACCGCGAGGGAACTGTTGAGATACAAAGGTACGCTCTATGTCGTTTTTGGAAACAACGACGGCGAAAGGATTGGTCTGAAGAATCTTCTTGGATCTTCGATCGGAACGGGCCCCGTTTCTCTGTGGCTGGAAGGCAAGAAAGTGGTGATGATGCATGAGCCTTTCGGCCTGAACGGCACCATCATGGCCGATTACATATTCTACGGTCATACCCACAGAATCGATACGAGCA
This portion of the Mesotoga infera genome encodes:
- a CDS encoding metallophosphoesterase, with protein sequence MWMIMSDSHDNVPKVSRAIDLAIERGVSVVFHCGDLVSPFTARELLRYKGTLYVVFGNNDGERIGLKNLLGSSIGTGPVSLWLEGKKVVMMHEPFGLNGTIMADYIFYGHTHRIDTSKEGDRLILNPGESCGYLTGRSTVVLLDPVNRSYEVVEI
- a CDS encoding TIGR03936 family radical SAM-associated protein gives rise to the protein MSAGKLAIRFSTGGLLRFLSHQEMATAIERLIRRSSIPVSFTQGFHPRMKISYSPAVPTGVGSLANYVLLDCENRVDNVLELLKAYSVFTLRALGAWYLPKDIKIDDFLDSYRFSLSLPAERFEPSRFNPQMIVVKKTKNGQRSFMAGEVFQNLTVTTLKTCHMVEYFQPTERPVPSEELLKILSREETASNEGVFVYVKEGYYKNRATTNILDEIGGI